Genomic segment of Nostoc sp. TCL240-02:
TTTTCTTCCAGAATTTTAATGAATCCCCGCAAGTCTCTCGCCATTGTTCTAATAAAGCTGATTATTTAAGAAGTGTGAAGCGCTTTCTTATATTATGGGGTATTGGGCACGGGGCATCGGGCATTGGGCATTAGGAAAGGACAAAGAAGGAATCTGTTCAAGAATCTCTCTAATCCTCTCAACTCTAAGTAAGTTGGCGCGAAAAAACCCAAGTATGTTACGAAACGTAAATAGGCTTAAAGCCCTTACTAATGAACAATGACAGCCTTTACCAGTTAGCTTTTATTGCGCCGGTCTACTTGAATTTGGGAAATTATTGGTTTTAATTGGAAATTAACCTATTTAGTCACTTTTCTTAACTGTCTTTTCCAAAGTATTTAGTTATTGTATCTAGGGATACGCATTTATTTTTTATAAATAAGCGCTAACCTAATCAAACATGGCCAGAATATACTATACCTTCCTGGCAGGCGGTTTTGTTATATGACCCCTGCTAGGTTTATTTATTACAAGCTTTTACAGTGCCTAATTTTGGGATTTTTCTGAATTTTTGTGAGTTTGCGTTAGTGTAGTCCAACCCAAGCATCGCCAACAGCATAAATTTTTGATCCTGACAAGGGGACTTTTAAAACATCCTCTGAAAATATGGGTTTATAAAACATAGCTGAAAATTGCTATTTATCCGAATTCACAAATTTTCTAGAATTTTAAAATATCTAATGATTCTTCTATTTCTAAATCTAATATTATTTCTCGTGTATCTTTGAGTGCTTCTAGCTTACCTTCTTTACGATAGATGTCTGCTGCTTTCTGAAAATCTTCAATTGCTCCCTGTTTATCTGCTATTTCTAAACGAATATTGCCACGATTGTAATAAGCATCGGCATAATTATAATTAATTTGTATTGCTTGAGTATAATCTTCAATCGCTCTCTTAAAATCCCCTAAGTCAGAATGAGCATTACCACGGTTATAATAGGCATCAGCATAATTAGGATTAATCTGTATTGCCTGAGTATAATCTTCAATTGCTCCTTCAAAATCCCCTAAATCAGAACGAGCATTACCACGTTTTTTATAAGCTATGGCATCTTTTGGATTAATCTTGATTGCTTGAGGAAATCCCGGTTGAGAACCTAATAAATAACGAGCAATTCCACGGTTTTTATAAGCATCGGCATAATCGGGATTAATTTTGATTGCCTGGGTATAATCCTCAATTGCTCCTTGATTATCTCCTATATGAGAACGAGCTTCAGCCCGGTTTTTATAAGCTACGGCAACATTAGGATTAATTCTAATAGCCTGAGTGTAATCATTGATTGCTTCTTCTAATCGACCTAGTTGAGACAGAGCTAAACCTCGTTTATTGTAAGATTTAGCATCCTGAATATTCATCTGGATTGCCTGAGAATAATCTGCGATCGCAGCTTCGTAATCACCTATTTGATAGTGAGTCAAACCTCGTTTATAATATAAATCAATATCGGTAGATTTAGCTTGTAAAGCTTTACTATAGTTAACGATCGCATTTGTATATTCTCCTTTCTCAAAATATTCATCCCCCAATTTTGCATAAAGTGTATTTGAATCTTCATTATTATATTCAGGTTGAAAAAAAGATTTGAGTAACTGATTATTGGTTGGCTTAGATAAAATTTCTTGCTTTGGAAGATATTTGTAAATTGATGGTTGTTGTCTAGAATAATTATTTATAGAAGATTGTAACTGTTCTAGATAGCACCATAAACCACCACCATACAACAATTGGTCTATCCCAAAGGAAATTTTACCAGTCTTTAACTTAATCATCCGGGTTGGGAGAAACCCAGCCAAAAAAAGGTGATACTGAGATTGTGCTTCACTTACATCTTCTTGAATCAAAATGCAAACTACAACTGCATTTTTTTCAACTTCTTCAGAACTGATTGACCATCTAACTCTATCAATATTACCGTGACGAGATTTAACCTCGATACCAATAGAGGGGTCAGAAGTCAAGGTAAAATCTATATTGCCATCGCCGCCGAATCGCTTTTCATAATCGACTTCGGTAATAAAATCTGCTAAACGTTCCTTGACAACTTCCTCACCCAACTTCCCTTTAAGATAGCTAATAAACACGTCACGGACTGGCGAAACACGCTTATATTTCTCAGCCATCAACCAGCAAAATTCCCTTAGTGCCTTTAATCTCTCTCCAGAGATTATAGTTAATTCACTATATTGACCTTCGGTTTCACAATGAAGCAGACAACCAGATGTTAACCTTTTAATAAAATCAGACTGTAGCGATCGCAGTAGTGTAATCCAGTCCATTTATATTTCTGCGAATCTTTTAATGAGATTATTCTATTAAAATATCCAGTCGCCGTAAACCTTTTAATTAGCTTTGCAGGATTTACATCATTTTAGGTGCGGCCATGTCTGATTATGCCAAAGTTTTGACTGCTAGGGAAGAGTGTAAGAGTGTGATCGCTGGGAGGATAACCAAAAACGCTTAATTTATCGGGATGTTGAATCTCACTCCACAATAAACAATAAGCATTGCAACTCTCCCTAACCACTTTCGACGTGGGTCTGCGGGTACGTTAATCATAATGGTTTATGGCTCGACTCCACAGTTTTGCCGTGCTTAACCCCAGTGGAAATCCACTCTCACCATCTCATACCAATTTAGGATGGATAAACGGTAGGCAAAGTTACGGGGACTCGCTTTCTCGTGGCGCTAACGTAATTCGTAATTAAGTTTTATAAAAGGGATTAAAAAAAATCACAAAACTTGCTAATGACGAAGAGAGAAAGTTAAGCTATTAAAATTTGTTAAAAGTTATGAATTTGATTCAAAATTATTTAATAAATAAATCATAATGTTCAGTAATTTCTAATTAACAATGTGCTTGTATATAAGCAGCAAGCTAGGAACTTTTATATATGAATTACGATGCTTTCATTGTTCCACCAGGTTCAAAAATTTCTCTGAAAAAAAACTATGACCCAGCTTATAAAGCTGATTTTAATGAAAAAGCTGATGCTGCAATTAAATTACAGGCAGATATTGAGCGATTAGCAAATTACCAGAATATTCTCTATGCTCAGAACACCTACGCCTTGCTGATTATTTTTCAGGCAATGGATGCTGCTGGTAAAGATAGCACAATTAAACACGTGACCTCTGGGGTGAATCCGCAAGGATTTCAGGTGTTTAGTTTTAAAGGTCCCAGTGCGGAAGAATTAGACCATGACTACCTGTGGCGAACAATGAAGGCTTTGCCAGAAAGGGGTCGAATTGGGATATTCAACCGCTCATATTATGAAGAAGCACTAGTAGTTCGTGTCCATCCAGAAATGTTAAGAAAGCAACAACTTCCTCATTTCCCTAATGGAAATAAGATATGGAAGCAACGCTTTGAAGAAATTAATAATTTTGAAAAATATTTAGTAGACAATGGTGTGATCGTTCTAAAGTTCTTTCTTAATGTTTCTAAATCAGAGCAAAAAAAGCGCTTTTTAGAACGGATTGAATATCCTGAAAAAAATTGGAAGTTTTCTGATAGCGATGTCAAAGAAAGAGCTTTTTGGGATGATTATATGAATGCTTATGAAGAAGTTTTTAATAAAACTAGTACAAAATCGGCCCCTTGGTATATTATTCCTGCCGATCGCAAATGGTTTACACGTCTGGTAGTCGCCAATATTATCTGCACAAAACTAGAAGAACTCAATCTGCAATACCCCATAGTTAGTGACGAACATAGACAGCAACTTTTGGAGGCAAAACGCATTTTAGAGCAAGAAGATGAACAAACAACCTTAACAGAGAAAGGCAAAAAAAATAAATTAGTTTAAATATATTGTACAATTTATATAAAGAAAAGATGAGCAGTCGTAAATTTATTAATGCTCCCTGTAAATAATAAGTTTGGTTGGTACTTACAGCCGAAAAATCATGATTCAGATGGCAGAAAATGCCAAGAATAATCCACCCCACTTTACTAATGCTGCCTTTGATATTGTGGCGATCGCAGCGTCAGCAGGTGGTCTGACTGCTCAAATTAAAGTGCTATCGACTCTACCCGCAAAATTCCCAGCCGCGATCGCTCGCTATTGTGCAACACATTTCTCCTGAACATCCGTCATTCATGGCAGAAATTCTCAGTCGGCGCACAGATATTACCGTCAAGCAGGCAAAGGAAGGAGATTACCTCACCCCAGGAACGGCTTACATTGCTCGACCCAATCGTCACTTATTGGTTAACGATGACGGCACACTTTCCTTATCACAGTCGAAATTAGTACATTTTTTACGTCCTTCGGCTGACTTATTATTTGAATCGGTTGCAGCCACTTACAAAGAAAGAGCGATCGCCATCGTCCTAACTGGAACGGGTAGCGACGGCGCGATGGGAGTAGAAGCAATCAAAAAAATGGGTGGTACTGTCATTGTCCAAGACATAAAAACCGCCGAATTTTCCGGGATGCCCTCAGCTGCGATTCAAACTGGCAATGTAGATTTTGTTCTCCCCCTAAATGAAATCTCCAGCACTGTGGTGGCTTTAGTCATGAGAGAATCTAACTAAGCAGAGGGGCAGGGGAGCAGGGGAGATATGTTTTAGAATGCAAGTTAGTGTCACTACACATTAATGAGTCTTTGATACTTGCGGACGTAGCTTGGAACTTTGCCCCCTGCCCCTCTGCCCCTCCCTAACCTATGACTTCCGCAGAAAGAGATCCCAAATTTGAAAATCTCCTGATTTATCTCAGACAAAGCCGGGGATTTGATTTTACAGGCTATAAGCGCTCGACTTTGATGCGTCGAGTCCGCAAGCGGATGCAGTCATTGACTATAGAAAACTTTGAAGAGTATTTAGACTACCTAGAGGTTTATCCAGAAGAGTTCAATTATCTTTTTAACACTATCTTAATTAACGTCACCGCTTTTTTTCGAGATTCATCAGCTTGGGAATACCTAGCAGATGAAATACTGCCTAATCTGATTAGGAATAAAAAAACTTCTGACCAAATACGTATCTGGAGTGCTGGCTGTGCTTCTGGAGAAGAAGCTTACACTTTAGCAATGTTGATGGCTGAAATATTGGGAGCAGAGGAATTTCGCCAACGGGTGAAAATCTACGCCACAGATGTAGATGAAGAGGCTCTCAACCAAGCTCGTCAAGCCATGTATTCAGCAAAAGATGTCCAGGAAGTATCAGATGAACTGCGACAGAAATACTTTGAGATTGTTGGTAATCGCTATGTCTTCCGTCAAGACTTGCGACGCTCAGTGATTTTTGGTCGTCACGATCTGCTTCAAGATGCGCCCATTTCGCGCTTAGATTTGCTGGTTAGTCGCAATACATTAATGTATTTTAATTCGGAGACTCAAGGGCGAATTCTAGCCCGATTTCATTTTGCGCTTAATGATAATGGCTATCTATTTTTGGGGAAAGCAGAGATGCTATTGATGCATTCTAATCTGTTTACCCCAATAGACTTAAAAAACCGAATATTTAGTAAGGTATCGTCGGTTAATATACGCGATCGCCTCCTAGTTATGGCAAATTCAGTAGATGAAGAATCTAAGAGCCGTATGTCTCAACATTTGCGGCTGCGAGACATGGGTTTCGACACATCACCAATCGCCCAAGTAGTCATTGATATCAATGGCTCTCTGGTAATGGTGAATGAGCAGGCACGGACTTTGTTTGCCCTTTCCCCCAAAGATTTAGCTCGTCCTTTTCAGGATCTAGAACTTTCCTATCGACCGATTGAATTGCGATCGCTAATTGAACGGGCTTATACTGAACGCCGCCCAATTACCCTAACAAATATAGAGCGCTATTTGTCTAACACAGACACTCAATATCTGGATGTGCGAATTACGCCTTTGCAAGAAACAGACACCAATTTTTTAGGTATTAGCATCTCCTTTC
This window contains:
- a CDS encoding tetratricopeptide repeat protein; protein product: MDWITLLRSLQSDFIKRLTSGCLLHCETEGQYSELTIISGERLKALREFCWLMAEKYKRVSPVRDVFISYLKGKLGEEVVKERLADFITEVDYEKRFGGDGNIDFTLTSDPSIGIEVKSRHGNIDRVRWSISSEEVEKNAVVVCILIQEDVSEAQSQYHLFLAGFLPTRMIKLKTGKISFGIDQLLYGGGLWCYLEQLQSSINNYSRQQPSIYKYLPKQEILSKPTNNQLLKSFFQPEYNNEDSNTLYAKLGDEYFEKGEYTNAIVNYSKALQAKSTDIDLYYKRGLTHYQIGDYEAAIADYSQAIQMNIQDAKSYNKRGLALSQLGRLEEAINDYTQAIRINPNVAVAYKNRAEARSHIGDNQGAIEDYTQAIKINPDYADAYKNRGIARYLLGSQPGFPQAIKINPKDAIAYKKRGNARSDLGDFEGAIEDYTQAIQINPNYADAYYNRGNAHSDLGDFKRAIEDYTQAIQINYNYADAYYNRGNIRLEIADKQGAIEDFQKAADIYRKEGKLEALKDTREIILDLEIEESLDILKF
- a CDS encoding CheR family methyltransferase — its product is MTSAERDPKFENLLIYLRQSRGFDFTGYKRSTLMRRVRKRMQSLTIENFEEYLDYLEVYPEEFNYLFNTILINVTAFFRDSSAWEYLADEILPNLIRNKKTSDQIRIWSAGCASGEEAYTLAMLMAEILGAEEFRQRVKIYATDVDEEALNQARQAMYSAKDVQEVSDELRQKYFEIVGNRYVFRQDLRRSVIFGRHDLLQDAPISRLDLLVSRNTLMYFNSETQGRILARFHFALNDNGYLFLGKAEMLLMHSNLFTPIDLKNRIFSKVSSVNIRDRLLVMANSVDEESKSRMSQHLRLRDMGFDTSPIAQVVIDINGSLVMVNEQARTLFALSPKDLARPFQDLELSYRPIELRSLIERAYTERRPITLTNIERYLSNTDTQYLDVRITPLQETDTNFLGISISFHDVTRYIKLQDALQRSQQELETTNEELQSTNEELETTNEELQSTNEELETTNEELQSTNEELETMNEELQSTNEELQTINNELSQRTTELNRANIVLISILRSLQTGIVVIDGTFNISIWNYMVEDLWGLRTDEVLGKSIFSLDIGLPVEQLRSPIRDSFSGKKQFQEMILDATNRRGRQIKCYLAITPLLGMDIQGAVLMMADVERVHSMISSQDMEERRQQE
- a CDS encoding polyphosphate kinase 2 family protein, with the protein product MNYDAFIVPPGSKISLKKNYDPAYKADFNEKADAAIKLQADIERLANYQNILYAQNTYALLIIFQAMDAAGKDSTIKHVTSGVNPQGFQVFSFKGPSAEELDHDYLWRTMKALPERGRIGIFNRSYYEEALVVRVHPEMLRKQQLPHFPNGNKIWKQRFEEINNFEKYLVDNGVIVLKFFLNVSKSEQKKRFLERIEYPEKNWKFSDSDVKERAFWDDYMNAYEEVFNKTSTKSAPWYIIPADRKWFTRLVVANIICTKLEELNLQYPIVSDEHRQQLLEAKRILEQEDEQTTLTEKGKKNKLV